From Halorientalis litorea:
TCCGCGTCCAGTGTGAGGACGGCGAGAACCGAATGGGTCGAATCCCCGGCCGAATGAAGTACCGTACGTGGATTAGCGAGGGCGACGTGGTCCTCGTGGAACCGTGGGATTGGCAAGACGAGAAGGCAAACATCGAGTGGCGCTACGAGGAAGCCGACGCGAACCAGCTCCGCCGCGAAGGCCACATCAACTGATTCTCTTCTTCTGTCTCGACTGCCCGGCGAGCGACGGCTACGCGACGCGTTCGCGGGCCGCGGCGACCAACAGCGGGAACGTAATCGTCGCGTCGGCGTAGACGGAGACGTTCCGGGCCGCCTTCTCCAACTTCCCCCACGAGCGCGCTTCGTCCAGCGTCGCGCCCGAGAGACCGCCGGTGTTTGGTGGGTCCATCGTCAACTGCACCGCGTAGTCGTAGGCGTCCGGACTCACCAGCATCGTCTGGAGGACGAAGTTCTTCGGGACGCCGCCGCCGACCACCAGGGCACCCGCCTCCTCGGCGTCGAAGGCTTGGTCGGTAATCTCGTCCATGTCGGCCAGCGCGTCGAGCGAGAAGTCGCTCGTCTGGCCGTACATCCACGACTGCAGGCCCAGCACGGAGTCCTGTATCGCCGGGCAGTAGACCGGAACGTCCTCCTCGTACGCCGCGGCGGCGATGCCGGCCCGTTCCGCCACGTCGTCGCGGTCGTTCACCGCGGCGTTGGCCCGCCCCAACTCGGCGGTCAGTCGCTGGATGCTGACCGTCCCCTCCTCGGCCAGCACCGGGAACACCTCGTCGCGGAGGTGCCCCTCGAACAGCGTGAAGTGTTCCTGCGGGAGGTAGACGTTGTAGATGCGGTCCACCTGCTCGTCACGCAGTTGCTCGTCGTGTTCGCGCTCGGTGGCACCGTCCTCCGGGTCGGCGTGGCCGTGGTGGTGTTTCCCGCCGATGGCTTCGATGGCGTCGTGGGTGAGGTTCGCGCCGGTGGTCACCAGTGCGTCGACGTGGCCGTCCCGAATCAGGTCGGCGACGACGGTCCGCATGCCTGCAGGGACCATCGCCCCCGCGAGGCCGACGAAGTTCGTCACGTCGTCGTCCAGCATCTCGGCGTGGATGTCGACGGCCTCGTTGAGATTCGCCGCGCCGATGCCGCCGTCCCCGTACTCCGTGGCGAGTTCGCCGACGGTCATCCCCGCACGCGCTTCGGCGTGGGCGACCGGGTCGTGGTCGAACGTCTCCCGCTCCGGCGGCTCGTACTCGTCGGTCATGCCCGGGCAGTGGGCGGCCCCGCGTATCAACGCCGCGATTCGTGGTCCACTGTCGTGACAGCCACCGACCCACTCTGACTCTCACCCGCTCAGTTCGTCGTCGTTATCTCGACTACGTCGCGGTGGTCGAGTTCGTGGTCGGCACCGATTTGCCGGCCCGACCGGGCGTCGTGGCCGTGGAGGAACCCTTCGCCGATGTCGCTGTGGAGGAAGTACGCGAACTCCTCGGCCGTCGAATCCTCGGGGAGGACGAAACAATCTTGCAGGAACGTCCCGTCGTCGCGGGGGCTTCCGCTGCCGGGGAACACTGCGATGGCTCCGAACCGTTCGAACAGTGCCGTCTCCAGTGCCGACTGGACGCCCGTGCCGTCGAAGTCGGCGACGAACGACGCTATCGTGTCGAGACCGGCCGCCTGCTCGTCGCTCACGTCTTCGACTACCTCGAAGTCGCTCGCGCCGGGGCGGTACGCCACGACGCCCGACTCGTCTGCGGTCTTGAGTGCCTTCTCGGCGTGGGCCGACACCGGCACGACCGTCAGGTGGTCGTACTCGGGGTCGCTCGTGATTGCGTCGTAGTTCGCCTGTGCCGCGGGCGTGTCCATCTTGTTCGCGGCGACTATCATCGGCTTCGTGCGCATCCGAATCTCGCGGGCGAGCCGTTCCCTGTCGCTCTCGTCCCACGCGTCCGGGTCGAGCGCGAGGTCCAGCGAGAGAATCACCTGCTTTATCTCGTCCTCGTTCGTCCGGAAGGCACTCATCTGCTCGGCCAACTCCGTCTCGATGTCGCCGTTCTCGCCGTGGTAGCCCGAGCGGTAGCGTTCGATTCCCTTCTCCAGAATGTCGAGGTACCACATGTCCAGTTCCGCTTCGAGGAAGTCGATGTCCTCGCGGGGGTCGTGGTCTTCGGTCGGTTCACCCTCGATGTCCGTCTCGCCCGAGAAGTCGACCACGTGGACCAGCACGTCCGCCTCGTTGAGGTCCGTCAGGAACTGGTTTCCTAGGCCCTTGCCCTCGTGGGCACCCGGAACGAGACCCGCCACGTCGACCAACTTCACCGGGACGTACCGTACGCCGTCGCGGCAGAACCCGTGGTTGGGCGTACACTCGTGGTCGAAGTCCGGGGCCGCACAGTCGACGCGGACGTACGCCTCCCCGACGCTCGGGTCGATGGTCGTGAACGGGTACGCCCCTTCCGGCACGTCGTTCATCGTCGCGGCGTTGAACAGCGTCGACTTGCCCACCGAGGGCTTGCCGACGAGTCCGATAGTGTAACTCATTACCTCTGGGTCCCCGGGAGCGCGGTAAAGAGTTTCTTTCGTGATACGTTTCGCGTGACACTCTCTCGCAGGGGTTCCGGCGACTCCGAGGCGTGGGACCGGCCGTCGACTCGCCGCTCAGAGTCCCGTCGGGTGGTCGAGGAACGTCGTCTCGAGACCCCACTCGCCGGCGCGGTCCGCGAGTGCCCGGACGCCGAACGTCTCCGTCGCGTAGTGGCCGGCGAGGTACACGTCGATGCCCGCCTCCCGGGCCTCGTGGTAGACCTGCTGTTTCCCCTCGCCGGTCACCAGCGCGTCCGCACCGACGGCGACCGCCTCGTCCAACCAATCCACGCCGCTGCCGGTGACGATTGCCACGTCCTCGACCGTCCCGTCGCCGAACGGGAGGACCTGCACGCCCTCGCCACCGTGGTCGAGTTCGCTGGCGAGCAGGGTCTGTAATTCCTCGCGGTCGAACGGGTCGGTCGCCGTCCCGCGCTGGCCGACGTGTTCCGGGCCGAGTTCGCCGAACGGTTCGCGGTCCTCGAGGTCGAGCAGGTCGGCGACCCCCGCCGCGTTCCCCAGTTCCTGATGGCCGTCGAGCGGCAGGTGTGAGACGTACAGCGGGAGGTCGTGCTCGAAGTGTGGCGTGAGTCGCTCGTGGATTCGCCCCGTCACGCGGTCGATGCCGCCCCAGACGTAGCCGTGATGTGTCACGAGCAGGTCCGCCCCGGCCGCGACTGCGGCCTCGGCGGTCGTTCTGGCCGCGTCGACGGCGACGGCGACGTGGTTCACCTCGCAGTCGCGCGGGCCGACTTGGAGGCCGTTGGGACTCGCGTCGACGTCGGCGTAGGCGTCGGTCCGCAGCTCCGCGTCCAGCCGTGCTGTCACCTCGTCACAGCGCATGCGGTGCCCTTCCGAGTCCATCCGGGAGACGTTTGCGGTCGGTCACGACTCGGGTTCGACGAGGTGGTCGCCGTCCTCGGCGACGTATCCCTCGGCCACCAGCGCGTCGATGGCGTCGGCACAGTCCCGCGGCGAGAGGTCGTACGCGCTCGCGGCGACCACCTCGAACTCCTCGCGGTCCACCGGGAACTCCCGGTTCTGGAGGAGGCGGATGACCTTCTTCGCCGTCGGCGTCGAGAGTATCGACGGGGTGTCTCCGCCGTCGTCACCGCGCTCCGTCGTCGTGCTGTCGTCGTCTGGTGCCGTCTGCTCGGGACTCGTCTCTTCGGCGTGGTCGCTCGCTGTCCCGTGGTCGTCGTCTTCTTGCTCGTCGCTCTCTGTCCCGGACGCCGGTTCGCTGTCGGCGTCCGCGGATTCGCCGCCGACGACGTTCTGCCAGTCGTCCCCGACGCTGGACGCCGTTTCGGCCGTCGGCTCCGTGTCCGCGGTGCCCGTCTCGTCCTCGCTCTCCGGTTGTGCGGACGGCTCGGCTGTCTCGTCGCCGTCCTCGTCGCTGTCGTCGCCGATGTCGTGCAACAGGTTCGTGTCGCTTTCGAGCGTGGCCTTCTCGGAGACGGACACGTCTGCGCCCACGGTTTCGGCTCCGTCGCCCGCCTCCTCGTCGGCGTCGGTATCGTCGAGCGTGTCGGCGGCCGGCGTCTCGGCCGCGTCGTCGCGCCCCTCCGTGTCGAGAGCGTCGGCCGTCGCTCCCGGGTCGGCGACGGCGTCGAGTACGGCCGCGAGCTTCCGCCGGCAGGTCGGACAGAGCGAGACGGTCGGGTCGCCGCCGTCGGCACCGAGCGGGTGGGCCGAGACGGGCGCGTCCAGTGCGGTTCCACAGAAGTAACACGACGAGAGTTCCATCGTCGGGAGCCACTCCTCCCACGGTCTAAAAACCACCTACGAGCCGGCGTGCGCGAAGACGAACGCTCGGAGGAGTTTCGCCGCGAGCGTGGCCGCCTGCCCGTCGTCGCGGTCGTTGACCTCCACCACGTCGAACCCGTCCGCGGACGGGGCGACCGCTCGAACCACTTCGTGCATCGTCTCGGGGGTCAACCCGAACGGCTCCATCGTC
This genomic window contains:
- the eif1A gene encoding translation initiation factor eIF-1A — encoded protein: MSSENRESKNLRMPSDDELFAVVTEHNGGNHVRVQCEDGENRMGRIPGRMKYRTWISEGDVVLVEPWDWQDEKANIEWRYEEADANQLRREGHIN
- a CDS encoding deoxyhypusine synthase, translated to MTDEYEPPERETFDHDPVAHAEARAGMTVGELATEYGDGGIGAANLNEAVDIHAEMLDDDVTNFVGLAGAMVPAGMRTVVADLIRDGHVDALVTTGANLTHDAIEAIGGKHHHGHADPEDGATEREHDEQLRDEQVDRIYNVYLPQEHFTLFEGHLRDEVFPVLAEEGTVSIQRLTAELGRANAAVNDRDDVAERAGIAAAAYEEDVPVYCPAIQDSVLGLQSWMYGQTSDFSLDALADMDEITDQAFDAEEAGALVVGGGVPKNFVLQTMLVSPDAYDYAVQLTMDPPNTGGLSGATLDEARSWGKLEKAARNVSVYADATITFPLLVAAARERVA
- a CDS encoding redox-regulated ATPase YchF, translating into MSYTIGLVGKPSVGKSTLFNAATMNDVPEGAYPFTTIDPSVGEAYVRVDCAAPDFDHECTPNHGFCRDGVRYVPVKLVDVAGLVPGAHEGKGLGNQFLTDLNEADVLVHVVDFSGETDIEGEPTEDHDPREDIDFLEAELDMWYLDILEKGIERYRSGYHGENGDIETELAEQMSAFRTNEDEIKQVILSLDLALDPDAWDESDRERLAREIRMRTKPMIVAANKMDTPAAQANYDAITSDPEYDHLTVVPVSAHAEKALKTADESGVVAYRPGASDFEVVEDVSDEQAAGLDTIASFVADFDGTGVQSALETALFERFGAIAVFPGSGSPRDDGTFLQDCFVLPEDSTAEEFAYFLHSDIGEGFLHGHDARSGRQIGADHELDHRDVVEITTTN
- a CDS encoding Nif3-like dinuclear metal center hexameric protein yields the protein MRCDEVTARLDAELRTDAYADVDASPNGLQVGPRDCEVNHVAVAVDAARTTAEAAVAAGADLLVTHHGYVWGGIDRVTGRIHERLTPHFEHDLPLYVSHLPLDGHQELGNAAGVADLLDLEDREPFGELGPEHVGQRGTATDPFDREELQTLLASELDHGGEGVQVLPFGDGTVEDVAIVTGSGVDWLDEAVAVGADALVTGEGKQQVYHEAREAGIDVYLAGHYATETFGVRALADRAGEWGLETTFLDHPTGL